From one Papio anubis isolate 15944 chromosome 12, Panubis1.0, whole genome shotgun sequence genomic stretch:
- the OR52A5 gene encoding olfactory receptor 52A5 has protein sequence MPTFNDSVFMPSAFILIGIPGLESVQCWIGIPFSAMYLIGVIGNSLILVIIKHENSLHIPMYIFLAMLAGTDIALNTCILPKMVGIFWFHLPEISFDACLLQMWLIHSFQAIESGILLAMALDRYVAICIPLRHATIFSQQFLTHIGLGVTLRAAILIIPSLGLIKCCLKHYRTTVVSHSYCEHMAIVKLAIEDIRVNKIYGLFVAFAILGFDIIFITLSYVQIFTTVFQLPQKEARFKAFNTCIAHICVFLQFYLLAFFSFFTHRFGSHIPPYVHILLSNLYLLVPPFLNPIVYGVKTKQIRDHVLKVFFFKKVT, from the coding sequence ATGCCGACATTCAATGACTCAGTCTTCATGCCCTCTGCGTTTATACTAATTGGGATTCCCGGTCTGGAGTCAGTACAGTGTTGGATTGGGATTCCCTTCTCTGCCATGTATCTTATTGGTGTGATTGGAAATTCCCTAATTTTAGTTATAATCAAACATGAAAACAGCCTCCATATACCCATGTACATTTTTTTGGCCATGTTGGCAGGCACAGACATTGCACTTAACACCTGCATTCTTCCCAAAATGGTAGGCATCTTCTGGTTTCATTTGCCAGAGATTTCTTTTGATGCCTGTCTTTTGCAAATGtggcttattcattcattccaggcAATTGAATCAGGTATCCTTCTGGCAATGGCCCTGGATCGCTATGTGGCCATCTGTATCCCCTTGAGACATGCCACCATCTTTTCCCAGCAGTTCTTAACTCATATTGGACTTGGGGTGACACTCAGGGCTGCCATTCTTATAATACCTTCCTTAGGGCTCATCAAATGCTGTCTTAAACATTATCGAACTACAGTCGTCTCTCACTCTTATTGTGAGCACATGGCCATTGTGAAGCTGGCTATTGAAGATATCCGAGTCAACAAGATATATGGCCTATTTGTTGCCTTCGCAATCCTAGGGTTTGACATAATCTTTATTACCTTGTCCTATGTCCAAATTTTTACCACTGTCTTTCAGCTGCCCCAGAAGGAGGCACGATTCAAGGCCTTCAATACATGCATTGCCCACATTTGTGTCTTCCTACAGTTCTACCTTCttgccttcttctctttcttcacacACAGGTTTGGTTCACACATACCACCATATGTTCATATCCTCTTGTCAAATCTTTACCTGTTAGTTCCACCTTTTCTCAACCCTATTGTCTATGGAGTGAAGACCAAGCAAATTCGTGACCATGTTCTGAAagtgtttttcttcaaaaaagtAACTTGA